From one Streptomyces sp. CA-210063 genomic stretch:
- a CDS encoding helix-turn-helix domain-containing protein: MTTPSDDTSAGRFEFWRDVVGQSFVPLEALPREVPDFRASLHTAQLGAVQVSVVAADPHGVAHTRRHIASDPADFVKVSLQLAGQCMLTQADRQALLKPGELAVYDTRHPYTLDFDQRYRTLVLMFPRVMLRLPERDLTRMIATTVSCSDGLGPVVHPFLRGLAGQVRQLDALGTPRLADSVVDLVGAMLSERCAVHATLQDDGRELLARRILTYMEQRLSDPGLGPDRIAAAHHISRRFLYKLLAERGYTVSGWLRERRLAECLRDLADPALAHMPVATVGSRWGFPDPAHFSHAFKSAYGMSPSEARGAGRTALGA; encoded by the coding sequence ATGACGACTCCGTCGGACGACACCTCCGCAGGACGCTTCGAGTTCTGGCGGGACGTGGTCGGCCAGAGTTTCGTGCCGCTGGAAGCGCTGCCGCGCGAGGTTCCCGACTTCCGCGCCTCCCTGCACACCGCCCAGCTCGGCGCGGTGCAGGTGTCTGTCGTGGCCGCGGATCCGCACGGCGTCGCCCACACCCGTAGGCACATTGCCTCCGACCCGGCCGATTTCGTCAAGGTGAGTCTTCAGCTGGCCGGGCAGTGCATGCTGACCCAGGCGGACCGCCAGGCCCTGCTCAAGCCGGGCGAGCTGGCCGTCTACGACACCCGGCATCCGTACACACTCGACTTCGACCAGCGGTACCGCACACTCGTGCTGATGTTCCCGCGGGTCATGCTCCGGTTGCCCGAGCGCGACCTGACCCGCATGATCGCCACCACTGTGTCGTGCAGTGACGGACTGGGGCCCGTGGTGCACCCGTTCCTGCGCGGACTGGCCGGGCAGGTGCGGCAACTGGACGCTCTCGGCACGCCGCGGCTCGCGGACAGCGTGGTCGACCTGGTCGGCGCGATGCTCTCGGAGCGGTGCGCCGTGCACGCGACGCTGCAGGACGACGGGCGGGAGCTGCTGGCCCGGCGGATCCTCACGTACATGGAGCAGCGGCTCTCCGACCCGGGGCTCGGACCCGACCGGATCGCGGCCGCCCACCACATCTCGCGCCGCTTCCTCTACAAGCTGCTGGCCGAGCGGGGATACACGGTCTCGGGCTGGCTCCGGGAGCGCCGCCTCGCCGAGTGTCTGCGCGACCTCGCGGACCCCGCGCTCGCCCATATGCCCGTCGCCACCGTCGGAAGCCGCTGGGGCTTTCCCGACCCCGCCCACTTCAGCCACGCCTTCAAGAGCGCCTACGGCATGAGCCCGTCGGAGGCACGCGGGGCCGGGCGCACGGCGCTGGGTGCTTAG
- a CDS encoding MFS transporter produces the protein MLSKRSAAPPPLGGPGPDARRYENKLLVILFLGFGLVFFDRQALLFLVPFISKDIPLSNTALGTLSGVLALTWALSGMISGRLSDRLGRRKPVIIIAVVLFSCFSASSGLVAGFGALLAARALMGFAEGAVLPVSQSLMVEASQEHRRGLNMGLLQGSSAGLLGGILCPLAVVWIATQYSWRLAFVITIVPGLLIALWIWRSVREEPPGGRAMTEPAAESVDAVAKPSIGSILRQRNIILCVLIACAYMTWFFVIITFAPVYMTSVKGFSPATMSGVVTCLGVAWVVWGFVTPGISDRFGRKNTLIVFTVMAALCPLAVVYVSSPLVLGAVVVLTYTGLGCFTLFMATIPAETVPRGALATALGLVMGIGELAGGFLAPVIAGWASDNWGLETAMYISAAGAGLVVLLALGLKETAPAVLRRKNAAAVRAGAAERTTSEAAVS, from the coding sequence ATGCTGAGCAAGCGATCCGCTGCGCCCCCTCCGCTCGGTGGCCCCGGCCCCGACGCCCGCCGCTACGAGAACAAGCTGCTCGTCATCCTTTTCCTGGGCTTCGGCCTCGTCTTCTTCGACCGGCAGGCACTTCTCTTCCTCGTCCCCTTCATCAGCAAGGACATCCCCCTCTCGAACACCGCCCTGGGCACGCTCTCCGGAGTCCTCGCGCTGACCTGGGCCCTGTCCGGAATGATCTCCGGTCGCCTGTCCGACCGGCTCGGCCGTCGCAAGCCCGTGATCATCATCGCGGTGGTGCTGTTCTCCTGCTTCTCGGCGTCGAGCGGACTGGTCGCCGGATTCGGCGCACTGCTGGCGGCCCGAGCGCTGATGGGTTTCGCGGAAGGTGCCGTACTGCCGGTGTCGCAGTCTCTGATGGTGGAGGCATCCCAGGAGCACCGGCGCGGCCTGAACATGGGTCTGCTACAGGGCTCATCGGCCGGACTGCTGGGCGGCATCCTCTGCCCGCTCGCGGTGGTGTGGATCGCCACGCAGTACAGCTGGCGACTGGCGTTCGTCATCACCATCGTCCCGGGGCTGCTGATCGCCCTGTGGATCTGGCGGTCGGTACGGGAGGAACCGCCGGGTGGCCGTGCGATGACGGAGCCCGCGGCGGAATCCGTGGATGCCGTGGCCAAGCCGAGCATCGGCAGCATCCTCCGGCAGCGCAACATCATCCTCTGCGTGCTGATCGCCTGCGCGTACATGACCTGGTTCTTCGTCATCATCACGTTCGCGCCCGTCTACATGACCTCGGTCAAGGGCTTCTCACCCGCGACGATGAGCGGCGTCGTGACCTGCCTCGGGGTGGCGTGGGTCGTGTGGGGCTTCGTCACACCGGGGATCTCGGACCGGTTCGGCCGCAAGAACACGCTGATCGTCTTCACGGTGATGGCCGCGCTCTGCCCCCTGGCCGTGGTGTATGTGAGCAGTCCTCTGGTGCTCGGCGCAGTGGTCGTGCTCACGTACACGGGTCTCGGCTGCTTCACCCTGTTCATGGCGACCATCCCCGCGGAGACCGTCCCCCGTGGCGCGCTGGCGACCGCCCTGGGCTTGGTCATGGGTATCGGGGAGCTGGCCGGCGGTTTCCTCGCTCCGGTGATCGCCGGGTGGGCCTCCGACAACTGGGGGCTTGAGACGGCCATGTACATCTCAGCGG